In the genome of Streptomyces sp. NBC_00259, the window GTTCGGGCGGCAGTGGTGGGCGGATCGGGCGGCGTCGTACCGCGCCGCGGCCGCGAAGTGACCTGTGACCTGGGCAAACAGATGCGATGAAACGGGCACGAACGGGCACAGCGAAAGCTGCGAAGAGCCTGGCACGACGCGGATGGTGCTTGTACAAACGACGCATGGGCCCGAACGGGCGCAGTACCCGCAAGCGCGAGTGAGCGGCTGGCAACGAGGAAGTGTGCCGTGGACACCGAGGAGCGCCGCCGAGGCATTCTCGAGGCGGCCCGCAAGGACGGGGCCGTCGAGGTCAATGGTCTGGCCGGCCGGTTCCGGGTCGCCAAGGAGACCATCCGGAGGGATCTGCACGCCCTGGAGGAGCACGGGCTGGTCCGGCGTACGCACGGTGGCGCGTATCCGGTGGAGAGCGCCGGGTTCGAGACCACGCTGGCGTTCCGCACCACGCGGAACGTGCCGCAGAAGGCCCGTGTCGCGGCGGCCTCGGCCGAACTGCTGGGGGACGCGGAGACGGTCTTCGTCGACGAGGGCTTCACCCCACAGCTGATCGCCGAGGCTCTGCCGCGCGACCGGCCGCTGACGGTGGTGACCGCGTCACTGGCGGTGGCCTCGGCGCTGGCCGGCGCCGCCCAGACCTCGGTGCTGCTGCTCGGCGGCCGGGTGCGTGGCGGCACGATGGCGACGGTCGATCACTGGGCCACACGGATGCTCGCCGGCTTCGTCATCGACCTGGCCTTCGTCGGGGCCAACGGCATCTCACGGGAGTACGGGCTGACGACTCCCGATCCGGCCGTCGGCGAGGTGAAGGCGCAGGCGATGCGCAGTGCCCGCCGGCGCGTCTTCGCGGGGATCCACACCAAGTTCGGTGCGGTCAGCTTCTGCCGGTTCGCCGACGTGGGCGACTTCGAGGCGATCGTCACCGACACCGGGCTGCCCTCGGCCGAGGCGCAGCGCTACTCGCTCCTCGGTCCGCAGGTCATCCGCGTCTGACCCGCCAACTCCCGCCCGTTCCTGCCTGTTCCTACCCCTTCCCACCCGTTCCTGCCCTTCCTGCCCGCTCGCAGCACACCACCCGCCGGACGAGCCGCCCCTGGGCATCTCCGGCATGCCCGAAACAAGGAGAGAATCATGACTCTGAGGCAGCGACCCTCGCGCATACCCGTCCGGCTGGGGGCCCTCGCGGCCGTCGCGGCGCTCCTCGCGGGATGCGCGGGCGCCGGCGGCGGAACGTCCGGCGACGGTGAGGCCCTCAACGTCCTGATGGTGAACAACCCGCAGATGGTGCAGTTGCAGAAACTGACCGCGGATCACTTCACCAGGAGCACCGGCATCGAGGTCCACTTCACGGTGCTGCCGGAGAACGAGGTCCGCGACAAGATCAGCCAGGACTTCTCCAACCAGGCGGGCCAGTACGACATCGCCACCATCAGCAACTACGAGGTGCCGTTCTACGCGAAGAACGGCTGGCTGCACCCGCTGGATCCGTACGTCGCCAAGGACAAGGCCTTCGACCAGGACGACATCCTGGAGCCGCTCTCCGAGTCGCTGACGGCCGCGGACGGCAAGCTCTACGCCGAGCCGTTCTACGGCGAGTCGTCGTTCCTCATGTACCGCAAGGACGTCTTCGCGGCCAAGGGTCTGACGATGCCGCCGAAGCCGACCTGGCAGCAGGTCGCCGACCTCGCGGCGAAGGCCGACGGGGCCGAGAAGGGCATGAAGGGCATCTGTCTGCGCGGGCTGCCCGGCTGGGGCGAGGTGATGGCGCCGCTGACGACGGTCGTCAACACCATGGGCGGCACCTGGTTCACCAAGGA includes:
- a CDS encoding DeoR/GlpR family DNA-binding transcription regulator; translated protein: MDTEERRRGILEAARKDGAVEVNGLAGRFRVAKETIRRDLHALEEHGLVRRTHGGAYPVESAGFETTLAFRTTRNVPQKARVAAASAELLGDAETVFVDEGFTPQLIAEALPRDRPLTVVTASLAVASALAGAAQTSVLLLGGRVRGGTMATVDHWATRMLAGFVIDLAFVGANGISREYGLTTPDPAVGEVKAQAMRSARRRVFAGIHTKFGAVSFCRFADVGDFEAIVTDTGLPSAEAQRYSLLGPQVIRV
- a CDS encoding ABC transporter substrate-binding protein — protein: MTLRQRPSRIPVRLGALAAVAALLAGCAGAGGGTSGDGEALNVLMVNNPQMVQLQKLTADHFTRSTGIEVHFTVLPENEVRDKISQDFSNQAGQYDIATISNYEVPFYAKNGWLHPLDPYVAKDKAFDQDDILEPLSESLTAADGKLYAEPFYGESSFLMYRKDVFAAKGLTMPPKPTWQQVADLAAKADGAEKGMKGICLRGLPGWGEVMAPLTTVVNTMGGTWFTKDWKAQLTSPEFTRATEFYVRLVREHGEAGAAQSGYAECLNNMTQGKSAMWYDATAGAGSLEAANSPVKGRIGYVPAPVDRTESSGWLYTWAFGMQKASKKADNAWKFISWASGKEYEKLVGKQVGWSDVPAGKRSSTYADPEYRKAAAAFADVTKQAIDAADPVNPGVQPRPAAGIQFVGIPEFTDLGTKVSQEISAAIAGRKSVPEALAASQKLAEKVAEEYR